One Helianthus annuus cultivar XRQ/B chromosome 7, HanXRQr2.0-SUNRISE, whole genome shotgun sequence genomic region harbors:
- the LOC110868000 gene encoding probable WRKY transcription factor 53, giving the protein MDSACGYDEKTLIHELTQGLQMAERLKVNLHSPETSEFLIQKILSIYDNALFVLQCGDSSGQPPAPALRAASLPESSISFGSPGSDEFEFDQPFWGRKGENVLSRKRKGSITWEDELRICSDNGLEGNTDDGYNWRKYGQKEIQGAKFPRSYYRCSYRNSQKCFATKQVQRKDEDPAGFDIVYKGKHTCNQRASPSPSPSPRPPRSPSSLLSPSPSPSPTPSREKHETLSNLRANLSVNTTDLGGEGDTVPSLFSFPSASSGVHFPNTFDEELFQVYSPTFISPVTSEPNIFSEWGSSQSLDLLADVDTDFEFNSLF; this is encoded by the exons ATGGACAGTGCTTGTGGTTATGATGAGAAGACACTCATCCATGAGCTAACTCAAGGGTTACAAATGGCTGAACGGCTAAAGGTTAATCTGCATTCACCCGAAACAAGCGAATTCTTGATACAAAAGATCTTATCAATCTATGACAACGCTCTTTTCGTCCTTCAATGTGGCGACTCATCCGGGCAGCCTCCCGCACCTGCCCTTCGAGCAGCCAGTCTGCCTGAATCATCGATATCCTTTGGAAGCCCGGGAAGTGATGAATTCGAGTTTGACCAACCCTTTTGGGGTCGGAAGGGCGAAAACGTCCTTTCGAGAAAGAG GAAGGGGTCCATAACATGGGAGGATGAACTTAGAATATGTAGTGACAATGGGTTAGAGGGTAACACTGATGACGGTTACAATTGGAGGAAGTACGGGCAGAAAGAGATTCAGGGTGCTAAATTTCCAAG AAGCTATTATAGATGTTCATACCGTAATTCACAGAAATGCTTTGCAACAAAACAAGTGCAAAGAAAAGATGAAGACCCTGCAGGATTTGATATTGTGTACAAAGGGAAACACACGTGCAACCAGCGCGCTTCACCATCGCCGTCACCATCACCACGACCACCACGATCTCCATCATCATTGCTATCACCATCCCCATCGCCATCACCAACACCATCGCGTGAAAAACATGAAACGCTCTCAAATCTCAGAGCCAACCTTAGTGTTAACACCACGGATTTGGGTGGCGAAGGTGACACGGTTCCATCTTTGTTTTCCTTCCCTTCAGCATCATCTGGAGTTCATTTTCCAAATACTTTTGATGAAGAATTATTTCAAGTTTACTCACCAACGTTTATCTCCCCGGTTACCTCTGAACCAAATATTTTCTCAGAATGGGGAAGTTCGCAGTCGTTGGATTTACTGGCAGATGTAGACACTGATTTTGAATTTAACTCTTTGTTTTAA